In Bacteroidota bacterium, the sequence TGGCATCATCTCTTCTGCCTTATATGTGGTCGTCTATTTGAATACTAAATTATTTGCCCTTTGTGGCTTACAGGTATATTATGTCTTTATAAGCATTTATGGATGGTGGTTCTGGAAAAGGGGGAAAACAAAAGGTTCTAAGGATAAGGGTGATATTCCTATTACACATGGTTCTCCCTCGCAGACTGTTGTTCTAACGCTCATTACCTTGTCATTGTTCGTCCTTTTTGCTTTTATTTTGAAAAGGTTTATGAATTCGGACATGCCTTATGCTGATTCTTTTATTACATCCTTAAGCATTGTGGCAACCTGGATGTTGGCCAGAAAGATTATTGACCAGTGGCTGGTCTGGATCGTTGCTGATGGCATTTCCATAGTACTTTATGTTTATAAAGGGATGTATCCTACGGTTGCCCTTTTCATCGCCTATACTGTAATGGCTGTTATCGGATATATATCATGGAAGAAAGAACTGCAAAAACAACTGTTAAGCGCATAGTAATTATTGGTCCGGAATCTACCGGGAAAACCACTCTTTCCAAACAACTTGCGCATGAATATAAGACAGTATGGATACCGGAATATGCCAGAACTTATGTCGAGCAGTTGGGAAGGCCGTATCATTATGAGGATGTATTGCATATTGCTGAAAAACAGGTGGATCTTGACGTTCATTATGAATCCCTTGCCAACGGCTTTCTATTTCTGGATACTGACCTGATCATTACCAAAATATGGCTGCTTTGGGTTTATAATGAATGTCCTGCATGGATAGACCATTACCTGTCCGAAAAAAAGACAGATCTGTACCTTTTATGCAATACGGATATTCCCTGGGTTCCTGATCCAGTGCGCGAAAATCCGGGGGAAATGCGCGAAAAGCTTTTTAAAACTTATAAAAAGGAAATTGAAAGTCTAGGATACCCTTGCCGGATGGTAAGCGGAACAGGTGAAACCCGTTTTAAATCTGCAATGGATGCCCTAAAGGATTTGAATCTTCTTCACCCTTGATGATGATCACTTCCTTGTCCAGGTGAATCAGAAATTTTTTATAAACCGATTCTTCAATTTCTTTTGCCAAATTGAGTACTTCATTTCCTGTTGCATTCCCATAATTAACCAATACCAGCGGCTGAGTGGCGTGTACACCTACGTTGCCCGTTCGTTTCCCTTTCCAGCCACACTGATCTATCAGCCAGGCAGCTGAAACTTTTGTCAGCTCATCACTGACTTTAAAAGAGGAGAGGGAAGGGAAGATCTTTTTTAGATCTTCTGCCTGTTGGCATGGGATGAACGGGTTTTTAAAGAAGCTACCCGCACTTCCAATTTCGGTCGGATCAGGCAGTTTTTTTCTTCTGATCGCAATAATTGCCTGACGGACAGAACGAATAGTCTTTTCCGGATAATTTTTTAATTCTTCTTCAACATTTCCATAATGGGTCACGGGTACCGGGTTTTTCTGCAACCTGAAGTAAACAGCTGTAACTAAAAATTTATCTTTAAGTTCATGTTTGAAGATGCTGTTTCTATAACCGAACTGGCAGGATGACTTATCCAACTGCCTGTATGTGGAAGTTTCCAGGTCAATTCCTTCGACTTTTTCAATGGTATCCTTGGCTTCTGCTCCATACGCTCCGATATTCTGAACAGGAGTAGCTCCAATATGCCCGGGAATTAACGAAAGGTTTTCAATACCTCCAAAATTCTTATTCACCGCCCATTCTACGAATTCGTCCCATACCTCACCCGCCATGGCTTTGATCAGTACGGAATTTCCATCTTCACTCTCAATAGTGATGCCTTTTAGGTCAGGATAGATTATCACTCCTTTGAAATCGCAGGTAAACAATAAGTTGCTTCCCCCGCCCAGAATCAACCGGGAAAGGTTCTGGAATTCTGTGTTTTTAGCAATTTCAAACCATTCGTCTGCTTCGGTAAATCTGACAAAATGACTTGCCTTTGCTTCTATTCCAAAGGTAGTATAAGCTTTTAGGGATATGTTATGTTCAATGGAAATCATCTCTTGAATTTTAAAAGCAAACCTAATCGTTTTTTCTTAAAAAAAACAATAAAAAATTTGGAAGATATAAAATAATTGTTTTACATTTGCAGTGTACTAATACAATAGTACACTAATTTACTATTATGATTGAAATAAAACATTTGACATTTGGATACAAAAAGGACAAGGTCCTTTTTGATGATTTATCCCTCACATTGCCCTTAGGCAATATTTATGGTTTATTGGGCAAAAACGGAGCCGGCAAGACCACTTTATTAAAACAAATTGCCGGGCTGCTTTATCCTTATCAGGGCGAATGTCTGGTGATGGGCCAACCTTCCAGGTACCGCCAACCGGAAATACTACAGGATATTTTTATCATTCCTGAAGAATTTACAATGCCTTCCGAAACTATCAGTGCTTATACAAAGTTGTATGCACCCTTTTATCCCAAATTCGACAAGGAAGTTTTTTCCAATTATCTGAATGAATTCGGATTAAGTGCTGACAGAAAATTAACCACACTTTCCTACGGTCAGAAAAAGAAATTTCTGGTAGGATTTGGATTAGCTACTCAAGCCAGAATTTTGTTGATGGATGAACCAACCAACGGATTGGATATTCCTTCTAAAAGTCAGTTTCGAAGAATTATTGCATCTTCTGTGAACGAAGACCGTTGTTTCATCATTTCCACCCATCAGGTGCGCGATCTCGAAAGCCTGATAGACCCGATTATTATTTTGGATCAGGGAAAGATAGTCTTTCATCATACTATGGAAGAAATATCCAGAAAATTGGGTTTTGTACAACTTGAAAAAGAGGATCAACCTTCAGGATTGATATATTCTGAGATGACTTTTAGCGGTAAAAATGCTATTGTTTTAAATTCCGACCATGAGGAAACACGGGTTGACCTGGAGCTGTTGTTTAACGGAATTATTAGCCGGGCTGAATCATTTACAAACATTTTTAATTAAAATATCATGAACAGTTATTTGTCGTTTAGCAGGTTGTTACTGCTTATGAAAAGGAAATTGGTAGAAAACGCAAAGGGTTTGGGGATTTTAGCCGCTGTGGTTTTCGGCTCTTTGATGTTGATTTCTTTGATGGTTGCCTATAGACACGGGTCTATGGTAAATATGATTGAAACTTATTTTCCCCTTGAACTTATTGTCGTTGGATTTAGTATAACAAGTCTGTCTTTTAATGAATTAAATGATAAGGGGAATCGTT encodes:
- a CDS encoding ATP-binding protein, which gives rise to MEERTAKTTVKRIVIIGPESTGKTTLSKQLAHEYKTVWIPEYARTYVEQLGRPYHYEDVLHIAEKQVDLDVHYESLANGFLFLDTDLIITKIWLLWVYNECPAWIDHYLSEKKTDLYLLCNTDIPWVPDPVRENPGEMREKLFKTYKKEIESLGYPCRMVSGTGETRFKSAMDALKDLNLLHP
- the murB gene encoding UDP-N-acetylmuramate dehydrogenase; its protein translation is MISIEHNISLKAYTTFGIEAKASHFVRFTEADEWFEIAKNTEFQNLSRLILGGGSNLLFTCDFKGVIIYPDLKGITIESEDGNSVLIKAMAGEVWDEFVEWAVNKNFGGIENLSLIPGHIGATPVQNIGAYGAEAKDTIEKVEGIDLETSTYRQLDKSSCQFGYRNSIFKHELKDKFLVTAVYFRLQKNPVPVTHYGNVEEELKNYPEKTIRSVRQAIIAIRRKKLPDPTEIGSAGSFFKNPFIPCQQAEDLKKIFPSLSSFKVSDELTKVSAAWLIDQCGWKGKRTGNVGVHATQPLVLVNYGNATGNEVLNLAKEIEESVYKKFLIHLDKEVIIIKGEEDSNPLGHPLQI
- a CDS encoding ABC transporter ATP-binding protein, with amino-acid sequence MIEIKHLTFGYKKDKVLFDDLSLTLPLGNIYGLLGKNGAGKTTLLKQIAGLLYPYQGECLVMGQPSRYRQPEILQDIFIIPEEFTMPSETISAYTKLYAPFYPKFDKEVFSNYLNEFGLSADRKLTTLSYGQKKKFLVGFGLATQARILLMDEPTNGLDIPSKSQFRRIIASSVNEDRCFIISTHQVRDLESLIDPIIILDQGKIVFHHTMEEISRKLGFVQLEKEDQPSGLIYSEMTFSGKNAIVLNSDHEETRVDLELLFNGIISRAESFTNIFN
- the pnuC gene encoding nicotinamide riboside transporter PnuC; this encodes MVLDTLSWLEHYIEWAGAILSLAYLFFSIKQNILLWPLGIISSALYVVVYLNTKLFALCGLQVYYVFISIYGWWFWKRGKTKGSKDKGDIPITHGSPSQTVVLTLITLSLFVLFAFILKRFMNSDMPYADSFITSLSIVATWMLARKIIDQWLVWIVADGISIVLYVYKGMYPTVALFIAYTVMAVIGYISWKKELQKQLLSA